One genomic region from Solwaraspora sp. WMMD792 encodes:
- the metG gene encoding methionine--tRNA ligase translates to MSHVLAAVAWPYANGPRHIGHVSGFGVPSDVFSRYMRMAGHDVLMISGTDEHGTPIQVQADSEGLKPRELADRYNRVIVEDLHGLGLSYDLFTRTTTGNHYQVVQELFETLHRNGYIVPKTTLGAISPSTGRTLPDRYIEGTCPICGYDAARGDQCDNCGNQLDPVQLIDPRSKINGETPNFVETEHFFLDLPAFAQALGKWLDTRDGWRPNVLRFSRNLLDDLQPRAITRDLEWGVPIPLDGWRERGDKRIYVWFDAVIGYLSASIEWARRSGDPDAWRRWWIADTDGEDARGYYFMGKDNIVFHSVIWPSLLLGYSGEGDHGGEPGRLGRLNLPTEVVSSEFLTMEGRKFSSSRQVVIYVRDFLARYDADALRYFIAVAGPESQDTDFTWAEFRRRNNDELVNDWGNLVNRSISMAAKNFGAIPPIDPAGLTAADEALLATSRAAFGTVGALIERHRQKQAIGEAMRVVAEANRYLSDQAPWKLKGEADKPRMGTVLHVALQVVADANTLLTPFLPHSAQKIHELLGGTGVHAPMPRIVEVDDLDGGPAYPILTGDYRDGARWESTPVEPGRPLAAPKPVFRKLDESIVDEELARLTA, encoded by the coding sequence ATGAGTCACGTTCTCGCGGCGGTCGCCTGGCCCTACGCCAACGGGCCCCGCCACATCGGCCACGTCTCCGGTTTCGGGGTGCCCTCCGACGTGTTCAGCCGGTACATGCGGATGGCCGGTCACGACGTGCTCATGATCTCCGGCACCGACGAGCACGGCACGCCGATCCAGGTGCAGGCCGACAGCGAAGGGCTCAAGCCGCGCGAGCTGGCCGACCGGTACAACCGGGTGATCGTCGAGGACCTGCACGGGCTCGGTCTGTCCTACGACCTGTTCACCCGGACCACCACCGGCAACCACTACCAGGTGGTCCAGGAGCTGTTCGAGACGTTGCACCGCAACGGCTACATCGTGCCGAAGACCACCCTCGGCGCGATCTCCCCGTCGACCGGTCGTACCCTGCCGGACCGCTACATCGAGGGCACCTGCCCGATCTGCGGCTACGACGCCGCCCGGGGCGACCAGTGCGACAACTGCGGCAACCAGCTCGACCCGGTCCAGCTGATCGACCCGCGCTCCAAGATCAACGGGGAGACGCCGAACTTCGTCGAGACCGAGCATTTCTTCCTCGACCTGCCAGCGTTCGCCCAGGCACTCGGCAAGTGGCTGGACACCCGCGACGGCTGGCGGCCCAACGTGCTGCGGTTCTCCCGCAACCTGCTCGACGACCTGCAGCCCCGGGCGATCACCCGGGACCTGGAGTGGGGCGTGCCGATCCCGTTGGACGGCTGGCGCGAGCGCGGCGACAAGCGGATCTACGTCTGGTTCGACGCGGTGATCGGCTACCTGTCCGCCTCGATCGAGTGGGCCCGGCGGTCCGGTGACCCGGACGCCTGGCGCCGCTGGTGGATCGCGGACACCGACGGCGAGGACGCCCGTGGCTACTACTTCATGGGCAAGGACAACATCGTCTTCCACTCGGTGATCTGGCCGTCGCTGCTGCTCGGCTACTCCGGCGAGGGCGACCACGGCGGCGAGCCCGGTCGGCTCGGTCGGCTCAACCTGCCCACCGAGGTGGTCTCCAGCGAGTTCCTGACCATGGAGGGGCGCAAGTTCTCCTCCTCCCGCCAGGTGGTCATCTACGTGCGGGACTTCCTGGCCCGCTACGACGCCGACGCGCTGCGCTACTTCATCGCCGTGGCCGGCCCGGAGAGCCAGGACACCGACTTCACCTGGGCCGAGTTCCGGCGTCGCAACAACGACGAGCTGGTCAACGACTGGGGCAACCTGGTCAACCGGTCGATCTCGATGGCCGCCAAGAACTTCGGCGCCATCCCGCCGATCGACCCGGCCGGGCTGACCGCCGCCGACGAAGCGCTGCTGGCGACCAGCCGGGCCGCGTTCGGCACGGTCGGCGCGCTGATCGAACGGCACCGGCAGAAGCAGGCCATCGGTGAGGCGATGCGGGTGGTCGCCGAGGCCAACCGGTACCTGTCCGACCAGGCCCCGTGGAAGCTCAAGGGCGAGGCGGACAAGCCCCGGATGGGCACCGTCCTGCACGTCGCCCTGCAGGTGGTCGCCGACGCGAACACCCTGCTCACCCCGTTCCTGCCGCACTCGGCGCAGAAGATCCACGAGCTGCTCGGCGGCACCGGCGTACACGCGCCGATGCCCCGGATCGTCGAGGTCGACGACCTCGACGGCGGGCCGGCGTACCCGATCCTCACCGGCGACTACCGCGACGGTGCCCGGTGGGAGTCCACCCCGGTCGAGCCCGGTCGGCCGCTGGCCGCGCCGAAGCCGGTGTTCCGCAAGCTCGACGAGTCGATCGTCGACGAGGAGCTGGCCCGGCTCACCGCCTGA
- a CDS encoding phospholipid carrier-dependent glycosyltransferase: MPAVVRRRLAPLDNWLEPWSWLATAVVVTIAGVLRLVNLSHPPGLIFDELYYANEANELRQYGFEWDETNNTPAYVVHPPLGKWIISLGVRLFDFTEFGWRISAAVVGILMVLIITRTARRLFRSTVLGCTAGLLLALDGFHLVLSRTALLDIFLAFFVLAAFAALVVDRDWSRRRWLRAVDDGLDPTLPGRAGRPPFAVPWWRLIAALLLGCGLAVKWSALWFIPVFGLLVIWWEAGARRSAGVRRPWLDATLGEIGWLVLGGVLILGTYLASWSGWLATDGGYLRHWRADNGMSEAPVIGALQNLWHYHTQAYGFHSTLETEHRYQSWPWQWLLLGRPVAFHWTDQTACGAPSCAEEVLLLGTPLLWWSFLPALAALVWLGIARRDWRAGAILAGVAAGLLPWFYYATEGRTMFSFYTAPALPFLILAVTYVLGAIVTPSGGTAVADPAGNDRRLVGAVVAGTYVLLVAVCFAYFYPIFVGEPLPYEDWSARMWLGGRWI; encoded by the coding sequence CTGCCGGCCGTGGTCCGCCGCCGGCTGGCACCACTGGACAACTGGCTGGAGCCGTGGTCCTGGCTGGCCACCGCCGTGGTGGTGACCATCGCCGGCGTACTGCGGCTGGTCAACCTGAGCCACCCGCCGGGCCTGATCTTCGACGAGCTCTACTACGCCAACGAGGCCAACGAGCTGCGCCAGTACGGCTTCGAGTGGGACGAGACCAACAACACCCCGGCGTACGTGGTGCATCCGCCGCTCGGCAAGTGGATCATCTCGCTGGGCGTCCGCTTGTTCGACTTCACCGAGTTCGGCTGGCGGATCTCGGCGGCGGTGGTCGGCATCCTGATGGTGCTGATCATCACCCGGACGGCCCGGCGGTTGTTCCGCTCCACGGTCCTCGGCTGCACGGCCGGGCTGCTGCTCGCCCTGGACGGCTTCCATCTGGTGCTGTCCCGGACCGCCCTGCTCGACATCTTCCTCGCGTTCTTCGTGCTCGCCGCCTTCGCCGCGCTGGTCGTCGACCGGGACTGGAGTCGGCGGCGGTGGCTGCGGGCGGTCGACGACGGGCTCGATCCGACTCTGCCGGGCCGCGCCGGCCGACCGCCGTTCGCCGTACCGTGGTGGCGGCTGATCGCGGCGCTGCTGCTCGGCTGCGGTCTCGCCGTCAAGTGGAGCGCGCTGTGGTTCATCCCGGTGTTCGGCCTGCTGGTGATCTGGTGGGAGGCCGGTGCCCGCCGGTCCGCCGGGGTCCGCCGGCCGTGGCTGGACGCGACGCTCGGCGAGATCGGTTGGCTGGTCCTCGGCGGGGTGCTGATCCTCGGCACCTACCTCGCCAGCTGGTCGGGCTGGCTGGCAACCGACGGCGGCTACCTGCGGCACTGGCGGGCGGACAACGGCATGTCCGAGGCGCCGGTCATCGGCGCCCTGCAGAACCTCTGGCACTACCACACCCAGGCGTACGGCTTCCACAGCACATTGGAGACGGAGCACCGCTACCAGTCGTGGCCGTGGCAGTGGCTGCTGCTGGGCCGCCCGGTCGCCTTCCACTGGACCGACCAGACCGCCTGCGGAGCACCCAGCTGCGCCGAGGAGGTGCTGCTGCTGGGCACTCCGCTGCTGTGGTGGTCGTTCCTGCCGGCCCTGGCGGCGCTGGTCTGGCTCGGTATCGCCCGCCGGGACTGGCGGGCCGGGGCGATCCTCGCCGGGGTGGCCGCCGGGCTGCTGCCGTGGTTCTACTACGCCACCGAGGGCCGGACCATGTTCTCCTTCTACACCGCGCCAGCGCTGCCGTTCCTGATCCTCGCGGTGACCTATGTGCTCGGCGCGATCGTCACACCGTCCGGTGGGACGGCGGTCGCCGATCCGGCCGGCAACGACCGACGGTTGGTCGGCGCGGTGGTCGCCGGCACCTACGTCCTGCTGGTTGCCGTCTGCTTCGCGTACTTCTACCCGATCTTCGTCGGTGAGCCGCTGCCGTACGAGGACTGGTCGGCGCGGATGTGGCTCGGCGGGCGCTGGATCTGA
- a CDS encoding LysE family transporter: MTDYLAGLLLGLGLIMPIGPQNVFVVSQGLAAGLPRALWAVLAAGCCDTLLIVAGFAGVSGLIATVPGVRPALLVFGTVFLTYLGVRSIRTAGGHLTVGPPGGPGPGAAVGSVRQVIGRTVSVSLLNPHAILDMVGVIGAAVIAQPADSRATFAAGTLSASWTWFLILAVGAAQARRFLTPRTIAWFDRLSGAIMLVFAGYFVVELTHLAAG, from the coding sequence GTGACCGACTACCTCGCCGGGTTGCTGCTCGGCCTCGGCCTGATCATGCCGATCGGGCCGCAGAACGTCTTCGTGGTCAGCCAAGGGCTGGCGGCCGGCCTGCCGCGTGCGCTGTGGGCGGTGCTGGCCGCCGGCTGCTGCGACACGCTGCTGATCGTCGCCGGGTTCGCCGGCGTGTCCGGCCTGATCGCCACCGTGCCGGGCGTACGGCCGGCGCTGCTCGTCTTCGGCACGGTCTTCCTCACCTACCTGGGCGTGCGCTCCATCCGTACCGCCGGCGGGCACCTCACCGTCGGCCCGCCGGGCGGGCCGGGGCCGGGGGCGGCGGTCGGGTCGGTCCGCCAGGTCATCGGGCGTACGGTCAGCGTCTCGTTGCTCAACCCGCACGCCATCCTCGACATGGTCGGGGTGATCGGGGCGGCGGTGATCGCCCAGCCGGCGGACTCCCGGGCGACGTTCGCCGCCGGGACGCTCTCCGCGTCGTGGACCTGGTTCCTGATCCTGGCGGTCGGTGCCGCCCAGGCACGTCGCTTCCTGACGCCGCGGACGATCGCCTGGTTCGACCGGCTCTCCGGCGCGATCATGCTGGTCTTCGCCGGCTACTTCGTGGTCGAGCTGACCCACCTGGCCGCCGGGTGA